The Streptomyces sp. cg36 genomic interval GCCAAATCTTCGCGCCCTTCCCACGGTGCGGAGATGTCTTGCGTGGTGCTGGAGTCGGCCTCGGGCTGGCCGTCGCGCGGGGCTTCGCCGAGGTGATCGGAGGCAGAAGGTCTGCGCCCGCTTTCGCCGCCATGTTCCCAACGGAGACGGTGCGGTCCCAAGGCGGCTTGCTGTTCCGGGGGTTTGTAACGCACCGCAGGAGCCGCCGTGCGCTGGGATCCCTGAGTGGATACTGGAGCCTTGGGCGGGTCCGGATGGCGCCCGTGCCGGACGTCCGTGGCGGGTGCGGTGTCGCTAGGCGGCAGCGTCGCGGGACACCTGGCGCGCCCACAGCACCAGGGGAATCTGGAGCGGCACCCGCGCCTGAGCGGCACGCTTCAACGGCGTGGGCTTGTCACGCCAGTCGAGGGCCATCTGCGCGTTGGCGGGTACGACCGCGACGAAGAACGCGGCGGCCGCGGAGGCTGTACGTGCCCGAGTGCGCGGCAGAGCGATGCCGGCGGCGAGGGCAAGCTCCATCGCGCCGCTGGCGTAGGTCCAGGCGCGTGCTGATCCTGGCAGGACGCGCGGCACGATCGCGTCGAACGGCTTGGGCAGCAGCAAGTGGGCTGCCCCCGCCCCGGCGAGCAGTCCGGCGAGGAGGTGCGGGGAACGGGCGCGGGGCATGGGGGCCTCCCTGTGATCGGGGCACGGATGGCGCGCCATCTTACTTACCAGTAAGTAAGGGTGTCGAGAGCCGGCGAGGCGTCCACCGAGTGACCAGTCCCCGCACAGTGTCCCGGCCAGTTCTGAAGGGGCTGCATGGGCACCGGCGTCGAGCGCGCCCTGCAAGCCTGCTTGCCACTTGCATGACTGGGCGAGCTGCTCCTTCGGGGTTCGTTCTCCACGCCGTCGCGTGTCCTGGTCCGGGAGCGGGGCGCGATCAGCGAGGTCGGTCTCGCTCGCGGGTAGGCATGACGCGAAGCGCTGCCGGGTGCTCCTTCCGCCTGGTCAGCGAGAGCCGTCCCGTGCGGAGCGCACGGCCGCGCCGGATACGTGGTGGCGGCGGGCGAAGCTCCTTTGGGTGCAGTTCGCTCGGGGGCGGCGAGCGGCTCGGCGACGGAGGGTCTTCGTGCCTACCCGACGGTGTCCACCCGAGGCACCCCTGGCCCCCGCAGCGGGAGCGTGCGGCTGAGGACGAGGTTGGTGGTGGTGCTCCCGAACTCGGCCAGCTCGTCGACGATCTCCTCCAGGTGGGCCATCGACGTGGCCGCCACCTTCATGACGTAGCAGTCGTCTCCGGTGGTGCGCAGGCACTCCATGATCTCCGGGCGCTCCTCCAGCAGTCGGCGCAGCGGCTGGTGCCGGGTTCCCGGCCCCGGGTACTTGAGCCGGACCACCGCCATCACGGGGTAACCGGTCCGCTCCGGGTTCACCTCTGCCCGGTACCCCGTGATCACCTCGGCCTCCTCAAGGCGGCGCACCCGCTCCTTGGTCGCCGACGCGCTCAGGTTCACCCGCCGTGCCAGCTCGGTGAACGGGATCCGGCCGTCCCGCTGAACCTCTGCCAGGATCGCCCAGTCCGTCGCGTCGAGAATCACGGTCATACGCCCACTCTACCGGCGTATCCACGGCAGAACCGCCTCTGAACAGGCGGGAATCCCTTCTGCCGACCCCTACGCCCTGCCTAGGGTTGGGCCCTGTGAAGATCGGAGTGAACGTCCCCAATTTCGGCCCGGGCACAGACCCTGGAGCGCTGCGGAGCTGGGCCCAGACCATGGAGGGCCTGGGCTTCGACCTCCTGATGATCTCGGACCACATCGCCATCACACCGGATGTCGCCGAGCGCTATCCGCCCCCCTTCTACGAGCCCTTCACGGCCTTGTCCTGGCTGGCCGCCCTCACCACCCGGATAGAGCTCGGCACAACGGTCCTCCTCGCTCCCTACCGGCACCCGCTGCTCACCGCCCGCATGGCGGCCAACCTCAACGAGCTGAGCGGCGGCCGCCTCGTCCTCGGCATGGGAGTGGGCTGGGCACGGCAGGAGTTCGCCGCCCTCGGCATCCCGTTCACACAGCGCGGACGGCTGACCGACAGCCATCTGCGGGACATGCGGGCCGCCTGGAAGGACTCCGCCTCCTACGGAGAGCGGCGGATCCCGGTGTGGGTCGGCGGCAACAGCGACGCAGGGCTGCGCCGGGCCGTTCTCCATGGAGATGCCTGGCATCCGCTGCGCCCCACCCTGCCGTGGCTGCGGGAAGCCACCGGCAGGCTCACGACGTACGCGGGCCAGCAAGACCTGCCCACGCCCGCCCTGGCTCCCCGCATCGCCCTGCGACTCACCAAGGAACCGGTCGACAAACCGGAACGGCTCGCCGGTGAAGGCACCATCGACCAGGTCATGGACGACCTTGACCAACTGCGGCGACTGGGTGCCGAATCCGTTGTCCTCGACACCTACACGGGTGACCCCCGCACGACATGTCGCCCACAGGCGGCCTGGCAGGCTCTCGCCACCGTGGCCGCGCACCTCGCGCCACCCAGCATCCCACCCAGTCCCAAGACGGAGCAGCCATGATCACACCGGACGACCACGTCCTCCTCCGGCGGGCCATCGCTCTCGCGGCCAAGGCACGCGTGAGCGGCAACCCGCCCTTCGGGTCCCTGCTGGCAGGACCGGACGGGACGATCCTCGCCGAGGAACACAACACCACCCTCACCGACAACGACGTCACCGCACACCCCGAACTCAAACTGGCGAGGTGGGCCGCAAGAGAGCTCGACGCGCACACAGCGGCAGGCACCACGATGTACACCAGCTGCCAGCCGTGCGGAATGTGCGAGGCCGTCATCCAACTGGCGGGACTGCGCCGAGTGGTCTTCGCCCTGTCCAACGAACAGCTCCTGGACATCAGACCGGGCACCGACCGACCGCCCGTGCCGCAGGACGGCCCCGCACTGCTCGACGAGGTACGGGCCGCGGTCGAGCCCTACTACCGCTGAACGCCGCGCCCAGACCGGGCCGAACTGGGGTGTCAGAAGCCCCTCTTGGCGTCCTCAGCCGTGCAGTGGCGGGGGGCGGTCGTTGGGCTGACATAGGGGGAGGGGGAGGGGCCGCGCCAACGGCCCCTCCCGGTGGAGCTTGCGCGTCGGACCGTCAGTCCCGGCGCAAAGGCAGCCATTCTTCATGGTTCTGTCCCTTGCCGTGAGTATGCCGCTGTGCGGACTTGTTCATCGCGTCTGCTTCTTCACAGTCCCCGGAAAGGCTGTGAACAGGAAGAACGCTGGTGGTGCGGCAATTGTTCACGCCGGGTGGATGGGCTGTGGATTAGTTCATCGCGAAGGACAATGTAGCTGTTATGGCGTAAGTCGGTCATTTTGCTATAGGTGTCCAGAGAGCCCTGCCGGGGGCATGCTGAGGGTGCCGGTCGCCACCCGTTCCGCCGCCCCGGCGGCGGAGCGAGCGGGTCGCAGCGCCAACTGCGGCCCGTGCAGGGCGGGGACCAGGCGCCAGGTATCGGACCGTCACTTCGCGGCAGGAGTCGCCACCATGCTGATCTCCGGTTTCCCTTCCCGCTCGTCCGCCTCCGTTCCATCCGTCCGAGTTGTCGTCATCGTCATAGTCATCGCTGTGATCACCACCGCGCTCACGCGCAGCGGGTACAGCGCGAGCGCCGCACTCTCCCTCGTCGCCATGGCCACGGCCACGGCCGGTGAGCTGGCCCGCCAGCTCACCACTGTTTCGCGGAAGCGGCGGTAAGCGCCGTGGGCACGGGACGGCCCGGACGCCCGCAGCGCCCGCTCGACACCACCGTCCCGGCCCTGGCGGAGCTCGCGCACCACCTGCGCGGGCTCCGCCGCACGGCCGGGCTGACCCTCGAAGACCTGTCCCACGCGACGAACTGGAGCAAGGGCGCACTCAGCAAGGCGACCACGGGCCGGGATCTGCCCAGCCCGGAGCTCGTCGCGGCGTGGGTGCGTACCTGTGCTCCCGGGGCCAACGCGGACCTGTGGCTGGCCCGTTACGCGCGGGCCGCCGAGGACTACGGTCGGTTTCGTCTCGGACGGGGTGGGCCGCCACCCCCTGCCTCCGCCCTGGCCACGGCGCCATCTGCGGCCCCGGCACCAGGCCCGGACCCAGGGCCGGCCGTGTCCGTGACACCGCTGCCCGCAGCGGACGAAGCGCTGCGCCAATATGCCCGGAGTTCCCTGGCCGAGGACGAGCGGGCCTGGGGGCCGAAGGCGCATCCGGCGCCGATCCCGCTGCGGTACGCCACCGTGGGCGCGGACTTCACCGACCCCGGCCCGACCGCCCCGGATCTGAGCGGTACGTACGACGACATCGGCGAGGTCTTCGCCCTCGCCGGCTCGCACCGTCTGGTGATCCTGGGCGACGAGGGGAGCGGCAAGACCGAACTGGCCCGGCAGCTGGGCGTTTCGCTCCTCGCCGACGCGGAGGGCGTCCCGCGTCCAGGGGCGCGTACGGATGCGGATCCCGGCCAGGACGTCACCGCAGCTGTCGCGGGAACAGGCGCCGCCCTGCCGGTGATGATCTCGCTCACCGACTGGACGGCCGAGGACGAACCGTACGGGATGGCGGGCTGGCTGGCCCGCCGGCTCACCGGCACCCGCACCGGCGCCGACGACGTACACGCACTCCTCACCCAGCGCCGACTCCTGCCCATACTCGACGACTTCGACCAGCTCCCCGCGCGAGCGCGCGCCCACGTCCTGCATGCACTCGACCAGCTCCCGCAGCAGGCGCCGTTCGTGCTGGTCAGCGGTTGGAAGGAGTTCACCGACACGGTGGAGCGGACCGACACCGTCATCGCCCGCAGCGTCGGGATCCGGATCTGCCGACTGGACGTCGCCGACCTGGACGGCTGGATCCAGCGCACCTTCCGGACGGTGTCCAAGACCGCCGAGTGGTCCCAAGTGCTGGAGGCGTTGCGCGCCGACGCGAACGCTCCGGCCCGGGAGCTGCTGAGCGACCCGTTCTTCGCGGGCGCCGCCCGGCTGCTGTACAGCGACGGCCGCGCCGACCCGGGCGAGCTGGTCCGTGACGGCGTGACCACGGCCGGCCTGGAGGCCCGCCTGCTGGAGCGTCTGCTGGGTGCGACGGCGCCGCCGCCGCGGCGCACGGGCAGCGAGCCGGTGACGGATGCCCAGGTCGACAAGGCGCTCCGGCTGGTGGCCAGCGCAACGAACCAAACCGGCGAACCCGTCCGCAAGCTGCGCAGTGTGTACCTACGGCGTCGCCAACGCCGCCGGTCCGCCGCCGCGTACGGCGTCGCCTTCTTCTTCCTGTGCCTCCTCATCGCCGATTTGCCCCTCGCACTGATGGCGGCGATCGGCGGCTACCTGTACCTGCGCCACGACCTGGAACGGCCCCTCCTCGGCGGCCGACTGCCCAGCCTGCCGCGCTGGGCGAGGCTCAGCCTGCTGGGCGAATGTCTCCTCGGCCTCCTCGGTGTGGCTCTCGTCCCCACCTTCTCAGCAGCCGAGAGCACGCAACTGGCGTTCTGGGCGAGACTTCTGTCGACCGTGACGGTGCTGGGGTGCTGCTGTCTGCTGTTGGCCACGCTCGATGGAGCGTGGCTGCGGGCGAACATCCGCTCGCTCCTGCAACTGAACGACCTCACCCCGCCGCGCCTTGAGGAAGCCTTGGACCTCGCACGGCGCCGAGGTCTGCTGCAGTGCACCGGCCGGGGCATCACGTTCACGCACCCGGCGGTGGCCCGTTGGTACGGCGAAAGGTCTTCGGGACCGCTGAGGGAGCTTTGGCAGGATCACCAGCCGAGGCTGGACCGATGGGGGAGGAGGGCGCGTCCGACCACCAGCTGATCGCGCCCTGGCCGCCCAGTCCCAGGCGGACCCCCGTGGCACTTCCGGCTCACCGATAGGCTGCGTCACCATGATGCGTACCTGGGGGCTGCCCCTGTTGCTGGTGTTGGGCGGCTCGTCCGCCGCGACGGGGCTGTTCGTCCAGGGAAGCCCCGGCTCAGCCGCAGTACTCCTGTTGGTGTTCCTGGTGCTCGCAGGCATGCACTCGCCCCTGATCTTCCCCCGGTCGATCGGCGCACTGGAGGCACAGCGCCGCAGCGCGGCCGACGGCCGGCCCGTCGTGTTCTGGCGGCCGGGCTGCAAGTACTGCATACGACTGCGCATCCGGCTGGGCCGCAGCGCCCGCCAGTTGTACTGGGTGGACATCTGGCGTGACCCGGCGGGAGCAGCGGCGGTGCGGGCGGCCAACGACGGCAACGAGACCGTGCCGACCGTCGCCGTGGCGGGTCGGCCACACACCAACCCGGGTCCTGAGTGGGTGCGCGAACAGCTCTCCCCTTCCGCGTGATCGGCCTCCGCGCGCTGTCGGAGAGGCACCCTCGGGCTGGAGCGGAAGCGGGCGAGGGAGTGTGTGAACGCCGGTCTTGCGGTGTCCGCCAGGATCGTGCCGGTCATCCGGATGGTCTTCTCGACCGTGGTTGCCCGATGGCCCATCCGCCCGAGGGCGGCCTCCACCCCGGGCAACTGAGTGGGGGCGGGAGCGGGGCCGGTGGTCCGGCCTCGCTCCCCCCCTGGCGGCGCGTCCCTGTTGGCCTGGAGTTCCCCGGCCAACAGGTCATCGCACGGTGTTACGGCGTGACGAGATTGTTCGCCGTGCCGAGGCCGCCGGTGCCGTTGCCGTTCTGGAGGGCCAGGCGGCCGTTGTTCCAGAGGGTGAGCAGGTCGGCCTTGCCGTCGCCGGTGAAGTCACCGCCGGCGATCGCCTTGGTCTCCTTCCACTCGGCGTTCGGCGCGAGCAGTGTCACGTCCTGGCCGAGTCCGCCGGTGCCGTTGCCGGGGTGGAAGCTGAGTTCTCCGTCGACCCAGCGTGCGACGAGGTCGGCCTTGCCGTCCTGGTTGAAGTCGCCCGAGGTGAGCTGGACGTCGAACTTCCAGACGGAACCGGCTGCGGCCAGCTGCTTCTCGGCGCCCAGGCCACCCGTGCCGTTGCCGGGGTAGAGGCTGAGGACACCGGTGGAGCGGGCGCTGACCAGGTCGGTCTTGCCGTCGCCGGTGAAGTCTGCGGCGGCCAGCGCGACGGCGCTCTTCCACGCCTCGCTCGGCGCGGCCAGCATGATGTCCTTGGCGAACCTGCCGTCCCCGGTACCGGGGTAGAGGCTCAGCTCGCCGTCGCTCCAGCGGACGACCAGGTCGGTCTTGCCGTCGCCGGTGAACTCCCCGGCGGTGATGACGGTGGCGTGGTTGGCCCACAGGCCGTCGGCGGCCTGGGCCTGGATCTCGGCGCCGAACCAGCTGGTTCCGGTGCCCGGGGCGATACGGATCTCGCCGTCGGTGCGCACGGTCAGCAGGTCGGTCTTGCCGTCGCCGGTGAAGTCGCCGCCGGTGCTGAGCTTGACGCCCTTCCACTGCGCGGCGTCGCCGAGCGTGGCCTTGGGGTAGGGGCCGCGGAAGACCGTTCCGGCCGCCGGGTCCGGGTGGCCGGCGACGATGGCCGGGCGGCCGGTCGCGGTCTGGATCCACAGGTCGCCGTGGTCGTCCCCGGTCAGGTCGCCGTCGGCGCCGAGCTGGGGGTGACCGGCACGCGTGAGCCCTTCGGCGATCCGCACCCGGCGGTCCGTCTCGCCCAGCGAGTTGCCCGGGTTGTCGGTGCTGTTGAGGATCTGGAAGAGGTCGCCGGAGCCGCCGTCGCGCAGCCACAGGTCGGCGAGGCCGTCACCGTCCGCGTCGCCCGGGGCGAGCAGGTCGGTCGTGGCCCAGCCGGTGGCGCCGAGCTTCACCGGGGTGTCGACCTTGCCGTCGCCGGTGCCCGGGTAGAGGTAGAGGCTGTCGTCCTCGACGGTGAGGAGGTCGGGGTAGGTGTCCCAGGTGACGTCGCCGGCGGAGACGAAGCTGGTGACCTTGGACCAGTCGGGGCTGGGTGCGCCCGCCGGGCGCGGCAGCGTGGTGGTGGCCTGGAAGTCGCCCATGCCGTCGCCGGGGTAGAGGCGCAGGTTCTTCGGGTCGAGGGGCAGCAGGGCCAGCAGGTCCTCGTAGCCGTCGCCGGTCCAGTCGCCGCGGTGGCTGAGCTTGCCGCCCGACCAGCCGCCGCCGAAGACCTTGGCGTCGCCGAAGCCGCCCTTGCCGTTGCCGGGGTGGCGCGAGAGCTTGTCGCCGTCGATGGTGAAGACGTCGGTGGACCCGTCACCGTTCATGTCGCCCTCGGGGTCGGCGTGCGAGGTGCCGGTCTTGAAGGCGTACTTGTAGGTGTCGGAGAGGTTGCCCGCGCCGTCCGCGCTGCGGACGTAGAGGGTGTTGGCGCCCCACTTGAACGGGGTGAGCTTTGCCTGGGCGGTGCCGCCCGGCTTGTCGGCCTTGACCGTGGCGGGCTTGGAGCCGGTGGTGAAGTCGTGGTTGAGGGAGTACTGGAAGGACTCGACGTCGGCGATGCCGTTGGCGTCGAGGACGAAGACGCCGGGGGTGCGGGCGGCGGCGCCGGCCTTGTCCTCGGGGTACTGCTCGGAGGAGACCTTGGGCCGCTCGGCGGGGCGGGTGAAGTCCACGCCGAAGGAGCAGGTCGCGGTCGTGGCCGAGGTCACGCCGTACGGGTCGCGTGCCTGGACGTTCCAGGAGTACGACTCGCCGTCCTTGAGGAGTTCGGTGGCGATGCGGACCTTGGCGGGCGAGCCCGACTTGACGGTGGTCTCGGGCGTGGTGATGTCCGCGCCACCGAAGTGCTTGAAGGTGAACTTCGCGGTGACGTCTCCGCCGTCCGGGTCGTTCACGGTGGCCTGGAGCCCGATGCCCTTCTCGGTGAGCACCTTGCCGATCTTGGGGAGGGGCTGGGTGCGACCGCAGGGGATGGCGGGGTCGGTGACGACGTCCGAGGGGGTGTCGGGGGCCCGGTCGTACTCGGTCACGAGCACCGGGTCGTTCTTGAACTTCTTCCAGGCGTACGTGTCGGACTCGTTGCCCGCGCGCAGGCCCAGGGTGATGTCGTTCCAGCTGCCCTCGGCGGCCTGCTGCACGGTGGGGGTGACGTCGAACTCGACGCCGCCCGCCGGGCAGTCGCTGCCCCAGCCCTTGGCGACGTTCGCGGAGCCGATCTTGGACATCCAGCTCGGCTGGTTGTTCCAGTTGGTGCCGGAGTTGATCTGGCCGGTCTGCCACAGCTCGACGGGCCGCGCCGAGCACGACCAGGACCACGTCTCGTAGGCGCGGAAGGTCGACTTGGTGACCTTGACGCCCTTGAGGTTGCGGGAGTCCATGGTGAACAGCGAGCGCGAGAGGCCGTCGGTCTCGTTCTCGAAGCCGACGCGTGCCGGGTCGGTGGAGTTCCAGAAGCTGGTGGTGGGGTAGCGCTTGTAGACCCGGCTCCAGTTGGCGCGGTTGCCCTGCGCGTACTGCTGGCTCATCTGCACGGGGTACTGGGTGGCGGCGGCGCGCAGGAAGGCGGTGTCGGTGGCCAGGCGCAGGGTGGTGCCCTCGACCTGGGCGCCGCCGAGCGCGGTGCGCGAGCGGTCGGGGCCCTGGGGGGCGTCGTCGCGGCCGGGGCCGCCGCCGGTGGAGTCCGACAGGACCGGGGCGGGCGCGGCCAGTGACGGCTCGTCGGCGCCGCGCGCGGGGGCGGCGGCGACGTTTCCGGTGGAGTCGGCGCTGAGCTTGAGGCCGTCCGCCGAGCGGGCGGTGAGCTTGATCTCGCCCAGCGCGGGGTTGTCGGCGGCCTTGCGGTCCTTGATGACCAGGTCCTGCTCGACGCCCGCCGCGGCGGCGGTCAGCCGCAGGTCGACGCCGGGCAGCACCTCGGGGTAGAGGGCGCCCGAGCCGTCGACGCGCGGTGCGGGCAGGGCGGTGGGCCAGTGGTAGGAGAGGGCCTTGCCGTCGGCGCCCTCCATGGTGAGCAGCGGGCCGTCGCCGCCGGGGGAGAAGGACATCTGCATCGCGGTGGCGGCCGGCTGCCAGCGCCCGTCGGCGTTCTTGTGCAGCGCGGTGTCGACGGGGATCCAGGTGTCGCCGCGCTTGACGCGCTTGGGTGCGCCGAGGGTCTCCTCCAGCGTCATGGTGCCCGAGGGGTTGGCGAAGAGCTCGCTCGTCTCGGTGGTCGCCCGGTCGACCCGGACCCGCTTGCCGGTCTTGCGGGCCTCGGCGCGGGCGCCGTCCTCCGCTGAGGTTCGGGGTGATTCAGGCGATTTGCTCTGGACGTGAAGCCCATAGGCGTGGGCGGCGGTTGCGGGCGCGGCCAGCGCGAGCAGCGTGGCCATCGCGGTGGTGCGGATGCGATGGCTCGGGGGCCGAGGCACAGGTGGTCCTCTCAGACATGACGGGTAGAACGCGCACACTTTACACAGCATTTACTAATGGTTTGCCTGTGCTTCCATGTGCTTTGAGTCGCCCTTGACCGACAGGTCATGTGGCGTCCCAGTCATGCCGTCATGCATTCAATGCTTTTGAGCGGGAAGTTCGTTTTGATATCTTCAAATAGGTATGCCGGTTTTGGGTGCCTTCGTAGGGCCCGGAGACCTCGGTCCCGGAGCCATGTGAGACTCCTGGCGGGCGTGTTGCTGACCGCGCTGCTCGCCCCCCTCCTCGGCAGCTGGCCCGCACTGGCCGCCGAGCGCGCACTGCTCGACTTCCACCTCCGCAAGACCCAGCAGGAGAAGTCGGTCTCCGGCACCCCGGTAGCGGTGAAAACACCGGGCGGCGACCCGATGAGGGGCCGGGACTACCGTCCCGCCAAGGCGACTTGGCCCGCCGCGGGCACCGCCGAGGTCGACCTCTCCGACGCACCCGCCGCGCCCGCCCTGCGCTCCCTGGGCGCGGGCGCCCCGGCCGCCGGACGCGCCGCGGCCCAGGGCCTCAAGCAGGCCGGAACGCTCCCGGTGAAGGTGGGCCGCACCGAGGCCCCGGCCCCGCTGAAGGCCGCCGCGCGCAGTGCCGCCTCGGCCCCTGCCCTCGACCCCGCCCCCGGCAAGGTCGGCATCTCCCTCCTCGACCGCACGGCGGCCCAGCAGGCCGGCGTGGACGGCCTGCTCGTTCGCCTTGAGCGCAAGGACGGCAAGACGGCAGGCGGGTCCATACGGGTCGAAATGGACTATTCCGCCTTTGCTCAGGCATACGGAGGGGACTGGGCCTCCCGGCTCACCCTGTTCCGCATGGGCGACGGCAAGAACGGCGGCCCGGCCGTCCCGCTCACCGGGGTGAAGAACAACCCCAAGCTGCGCACACTCAGCGCCGACGTGCCCCTCGCGGCCTTCGGCGCGGCCCCGGCCACCTACGCCCTGGCCGCCCAGGCAGCCGGCGACGGCGGCAGCTTCAGCGCCTCCTCGCTCTCCGCCTCGCAGGCATGGGCCGAGGGCGGATCCTCGGGTGCCTTCACCTACTCGTACCCGGTCGAGACGCCGGAATCCCCGGCAGGCGAAGGCCCCACCGTCGCGCTCTCCTACAACTCCCAGGCGCTGGACGGCCGTACCTCGGCCACCAACAACCAGTCGTCCTGGATCGGCGACGGCTGGGACTACTCCACCGGCTACGTCGAGCGCTCCTACAAGTCCTGCTCGCAGGACATGGGAGGCGGCGCCAACAACACCGCCAAGACCGGCGACCTGTGCTGGGGCCCCGACATCGTCACGCTCTCCCTGGGCGGCTCCTCCTCACAGCTGGTGAAGGACGAGAAGACCGGTGTCTACCGGCCCACCAAGGACGCCGGCGAGAAGGTCGAGCGCCTGAGCGGCGCCAGCAACGGCACCGACGAGGGAGAGCACTGGAAGGTCACCGCGACCGACGGCACCCAGTACTTCTTCGGCCTGAACCGCCTGCCCGGCTGGGGCACGGGCAAGGAGGAGACCAACTCCGCCTGGACCGTCCCCGTCGCCGGCAACAACAAGGGCGAGCCCGGCTACGCCACGGCGTTCGCGAACTCCTTCAAGACCCAGGGCTGGCGCTGGAACCTGGACTACGTCGTCGACCCGCAGGGCAACACCTCGACGTACTGGTACACCGCCGAGCGGAACAACTACGGCAAGAACAACGGCGACACCGGTACCTCCTACGTGCGCGGCGGCCACCTCAACGCCATCCGCTACGGGCAGAAGTCCGACGAGCTGTTCACCGCGAAGCCGCCCGCCGAAGTCGCCTTCACCACCGCCGAGCGGTGTGTGCCCGGCGCCGGTGTGGACTGCGACCCGGCCAAGCTGACGAAGACCACCGCGAAGAACTGGCCGGACACCCCGTTCGACCAGATCTGCGCGGACGGCGCCAAGTGCACCACGCAGAAGTCGCCGACCTTCTTCAGCCGCAAGCGCCTGACCGACATCACCACCCGTGTCCTCGTCGGCGGCGCCCTCAAGGACGTCGACTCCTACAAGCTGGAGCAGAGCTTCCCCGAGACCGGCGACGGCATGCCGCCGCCGCTGTGGCTGAAGTCCATCACCCGCACCGGCAAGGACGGCACTCCCGTCACCCTGCCGCCGGTCACCT includes:
- a CDS encoding TIGR03619 family F420-dependent LLM class oxidoreductase, encoding MKIGVNVPNFGPGTDPGALRSWAQTMEGLGFDLLMISDHIAITPDVAERYPPPFYEPFTALSWLAALTTRIELGTTVLLAPYRHPLLTARMAANLNELSGGRLVLGMGVGWARQEFAALGIPFTQRGRLTDSHLRDMRAAWKDSASYGERRIPVWVGGNSDAGLRRAVLHGDAWHPLRPTLPWLREATGRLTTYAGQQDLPTPALAPRIALRLTKEPVDKPERLAGEGTIDQVMDDLDQLRRLGAESVVLDTYTGDPRTTCRPQAAWQALATVAAHLAPPSIPPSPKTEQP
- a CDS encoding Lrp/AsnC family transcriptional regulator; amino-acid sequence: MTVILDATDWAILAEVQRDGRIPFTELARRVNLSASATKERVRRLEEAEVITGYRAEVNPERTGYPVMAVVRLKYPGPGTRHQPLRRLLEERPEIMECLRTTGDDCYVMKVAATSMAHLEEIVDELAEFGSTTTNLVLSRTLPLRGPGVPRVDTVG
- a CDS encoding FG-GAP-like repeat-containing protein; this encodes MPRPPSHRIRTTAMATLLALAAPATAAHAYGLHVQSKSPESPRTSAEDGARAEARKTGKRVRVDRATTETSELFANPSGTMTLEETLGAPKRVKRGDTWIPVDTALHKNADGRWQPAATAMQMSFSPGGDGPLLTMEGADGKALSYHWPTALPAPRVDGSGALYPEVLPGVDLRLTAAAAGVEQDLVIKDRKAADNPALGEIKLTARSADGLKLSADSTGNVAAAPARGADEPSLAAPAPVLSDSTGGGPGRDDAPQGPDRSRTALGGAQVEGTTLRLATDTAFLRAAATQYPVQMSQQYAQGNRANWSRVYKRYPTTSFWNSTDPARVGFENETDGLSRSLFTMDSRNLKGVKVTKSTFRAYETWSWSCSARPVELWQTGQINSGTNWNNQPSWMSKIGSANVAKGWGSDCPAGGVEFDVTPTVQQAAEGSWNDITLGLRAGNESDTYAWKKFKNDPVLVTEYDRAPDTPSDVVTDPAIPCGRTQPLPKIGKVLTEKGIGLQATVNDPDGGDVTAKFTFKHFGGADITTPETTVKSGSPAKVRIATELLKDGESYSWNVQARDPYGVTSATTATCSFGVDFTRPAERPKVSSEQYPEDKAGAAARTPGVFVLDANGIADVESFQYSLNHDFTTGSKPATVKADKPGGTAQAKLTPFKWGANTLYVRSADGAGNLSDTYKYAFKTGTSHADPEGDMNGDGSTDVFTIDGDKLSRHPGNGKGGFGDAKVFGGGWSGGKLSHRGDWTGDGYEDLLALLPLDPKNLRLYPGDGMGDFQATTTLPRPAGAPSPDWSKVTSFVSAGDVTWDTYPDLLTVEDDSLYLYPGTGDGKVDTPVKLGATGWATTDLLAPGDADGDGLADLWLRDGGSGDLFQILNSTDNPGNSLGETDRRVRIAEGLTRAGHPQLGADGDLTGDDHGDLWIQTATGRPAIVAGHPDPAAGTVFRGPYPKATLGDAAQWKGVKLSTGGDFTGDGKTDLLTVRTDGEIRIAPGTGTSWFGAEIQAQAADGLWANHATVITAGEFTGDGKTDLVVRWSDGELSLYPGTGDGRFAKDIMLAAPSEAWKSAVALAAADFTGDGKTDLVSARSTGVLSLYPGNGTGGLGAEKQLAAAGSVWKFDVQLTSGDFNQDGKADLVARWVDGELSFHPGNGTGGLGQDVTLLAPNAEWKETKAIAGGDFTGDGKADLLTLWNNGRLALQNGNGTGGLGTANNLVTP
- a CDS encoding glutaredoxin domain-containing protein — translated: MMRTWGLPLLLVLGGSSAATGLFVQGSPGSAAVLLLVFLVLAGMHSPLIFPRSIGALEAQRRSAADGRPVVFWRPGCKYCIRLRIRLGRSARQLYWVDIWRDPAGAAAVRAANDGNETVPTVAVAGRPHTNPGPEWVREQLSPSA
- a CDS encoding nucleoside deaminase; translated protein: MITPDDHVLLRRAIALAAKARVSGNPPFGSLLAGPDGTILAEEHNTTLTDNDVTAHPELKLARWAARELDAHTAAGTTMYTSCQPCGMCEAVIQLAGLRRVVFALSNEQLLDIRPGTDRPPVPQDGPALLDEVRAAVEPYYR